In one Fluviispira vulneris genomic region, the following are encoded:
- a CDS encoding metallophosphoesterase has translation MLIKLLFAILLAFSVTVMGHYYLFVRLISPLFGNSPFWVMTFFCLWSLTFFGFLILRIVPHFLRKIFEVFMFLWMGVAFLFLIVCLITSPISLFLKFMNYDDRYLTYFVILSGLFLTFYSMRKALKAPSVIEARIPITKSLPESLKKLRIIVISDIHVSGLIGRKRMIKLTKKINSLSPDIIFITGDLMDGSVKQLKKEVAPLAELRSKQGVIYITGNHEYYSGPKSWKQHLSERFHWHVISNASHSFKFEDLNINILGIEDRHWLSHEKIPRRNDRRLHSAVYHLQRNGYEVDNSLNILLAHQPKDSKFMLDFPFIDLQISGHTHGGQIWPLEYIVLKDQKYNKGLYKINANQHIYVNQGTGFWGPPMRLGTVCEITLMTFYPSQDN, from the coding sequence ATGCTAATAAAACTTTTATTTGCAATTTTATTAGCTTTTTCAGTAACTGTAATGGGACATTATTATTTATTTGTTCGCCTCATATCGCCTTTATTTGGCAATTCGCCCTTCTGGGTCATGACTTTTTTTTGTCTATGGTCTCTCACTTTTTTTGGTTTTTTAATCTTAAGGATTGTCCCACATTTTCTGCGAAAAATATTTGAAGTTTTTATGTTTCTATGGATGGGTGTTGCTTTTTTATTTTTAATTGTTTGTCTTATCACATCACCTATCAGTTTATTTTTAAAATTCATGAATTACGATGATAGATATCTAACATATTTTGTTATTCTAAGTGGATTATTCCTAACATTCTATTCTATGCGTAAAGCTTTAAAAGCTCCGTCTGTAATTGAAGCCCGTATACCTATCACAAAAAGTTTACCTGAAAGTTTAAAAAAACTCCGTATTATTGTTATAAGTGATATTCATGTTTCAGGTCTTATTGGCAGAAAAAGAATGATAAAATTAACAAAAAAAATAAATTCACTTTCTCCTGATATTATCTTTATCACAGGGGATCTTATGGATGGCTCAGTAAAGCAACTTAAAAAAGAAGTAGCACCATTAGCAGAACTTCGTTCTAAACAAGGAGTAATTTATATCACGGGTAATCATGAATATTATAGTGGTCCAAAAAGTTGGAAACAACATTTATCAGAACGCTTTCATTGGCACGTGATTTCGAATGCTTCTCACTCTTTTAAGTTTGAAGATCTTAATATTAATATTCTTGGAATAGAAGACAGACATTGGCTAAGTCATGAAAAAATTCCACGCCGCAATGACAGACGATTGCATTCCGCAGTGTATCACTTACAAAGAAATGGTTATGAAGTCGATAATTCTCTAAATATATTACTCGCTCACCAACCAAAAGATTCTAAGTTTATGCTCGATTTTCCATTTATTGACTTACAAATTTCGGGACACACACACGGGGGACAAATCTGGCCACTTGAGTATATTGTTTTAAAGGATCAGAAGTACAATAAAGGTTTGTATAAAATCAATGCTAATCAACATATTTATGTAAATCAGGGCACAGGTTTTTGGGGCCCCCCCATGCGTTTAGGTACTGTCTGTGAGATCACTCTTATGACGTTTTATCCGAGTCAAGATAATTAA
- a CDS encoding type II secretion system minor pseudopilin, protein MAIKLFVKKLLQKYIIKKQKGFALIFILVFIAMILGVIADIVYQTQVSVKSTIEQRNELDAQTTALTGIEFAKFLLGLNALAAKYQDNPVLPIPKDMYSLLNGQPLGSNSFDSVDKLSGVNLSNSISPEIREALKVVKGYFVLNISSENAKLNVNSLQGRNYSETQKALLRIFSTQDSEKFLETLGYTPQQLVDNMSVYIKLSVTDGYLQSATQNAYSTIAPKYQPKHAALESLEELRRIPGFHLDDIYNMFSPYFTIWPLTGDLNNLNINSAPTELIASVLTPERMDINDVDWDKFDNYRASNSFKKSGIKEWFQTNISAFKENKDSESITDKLFGTSDNIFKVESRGVVNDIERTLVVVFQQAGSQGNNSGSGDNPQNKENDPNKNDPNKNDPNKNDPNKNDPNKNDPNKNDPNKPNPQNQNTPINSNPSFQIIYSYWK, encoded by the coding sequence ATGGCAATAAAATTATTTGTTAAAAAACTATTGCAAAAATATATAATAAAGAAACAAAAAGGCTTTGCTCTTATTTTTATACTTGTCTTTATTGCTATGATTCTCGGTGTCATTGCGGATATTGTTTATCAAACACAAGTCAGTGTAAAAAGCACGATTGAACAAAGAAATGAACTCGATGCCCAGACCACTGCATTGACAGGAATAGAGTTTGCAAAATTTTTACTTGGTTTAAATGCTCTTGCTGCGAAATACCAAGACAATCCTGTTCTTCCCATTCCAAAAGATATGTATAGTTTATTAAATGGTCAGCCGCTTGGTTCCAATAGTTTTGATAGTGTCGATAAACTTTCTGGTGTCAATCTTTCAAACTCCATTTCTCCGGAGATCAGAGAGGCGCTGAAAGTCGTCAAAGGTTATTTTGTTCTTAATATTTCATCTGAAAATGCAAAATTAAACGTAAATTCCTTACAAGGACGTAATTATTCAGAGACGCAAAAGGCACTTTTACGTATTTTTTCTACACAAGATTCTGAAAAATTCCTAGAAACTCTTGGATACACTCCTCAACAACTTGTCGATAATATGAGTGTATATATAAAACTTTCAGTAACCGATGGGTACCTCCAATCAGCGACACAAAATGCTTACTCCACAATAGCTCCAAAATATCAACCCAAACATGCTGCACTTGAGTCCCTCGAAGAATTGCGGCGTATCCCTGGCTTTCACCTAGATGATATTTACAATATGTTTTCTCCTTATTTCACAATTTGGCCACTCACTGGTGATCTTAACAACTTAAATATCAATTCAGCTCCTACAGAATTGATTGCAAGTGTCCTAACTCCTGAGCGGATGGATATTAATGACGTAGATTGGGATAAATTTGACAATTATCGAGCTTCGAATTCTTTTAAAAAATCTGGAATAAAAGAATGGTTTCAAACAAATATCTCTGCTTTTAAGGAAAACAAGGACAGCGAAAGTATTACAGATAAACTTTTTGGAACATCCGATAATATTTTCAAAGTTGAATCAAGGGGTGTAGTCAATGATATTGAGCGGACTCTCGTGGTTGTCTTCCAACAAGCTGGCTCACAAGGTAACAATTCTGGCAGTGGTGACAATCCTCAAAATAAAGAAAATGATCCAAATAAAAATGATCCAAATAAAAATGATCCAAATAAAAATGATCCAAATAAAAACGACCCAAATAAAAACGACCCAAATAAAAACGACCCAAATAAGCCTAATCCGCAAAATCAAAACACTCCGATTAATTCAAATCCAAGTTTTCAAATTATCTATAGCTATTGGAAATAA
- a CDS encoding PulJ/GspJ family protein, with the protein MHKLKNQHGFSLLEIILALSILAALSVMTINILTTQLSTREKVTDYNNQKHSINMAMKKIYEDLQSAYISDQKSLTSLNLGARQIVPQLYYRNNNLVFSTSNFKSYIANSTQSNLAFVRYFIRPDPQNSNKNQLIRAVDTDMSESIERDDVGLKEILDPDIKEFHVLFWNGNEYRQEWDTTANDTQNKLPKLVKIHLESYSPESSLDKQLSAANPVSQQNRKTYMLDTTVYIMSTNGIPNVLNPSGSFKWQ; encoded by the coding sequence ATGCATAAGCTTAAAAATCAACATGGTTTTTCTCTTCTGGAAATTATTTTAGCTCTGTCAATTTTAGCCGCATTAAGCGTTATGACAATTAATATATTAACCACCCAGCTCAGTACAAGAGAAAAAGTAACAGATTATAATAACCAAAAACATTCTATCAATATGGCAATGAAAAAAATATATGAAGATTTGCAAAGTGCATACATATCAGATCAAAAATCTTTAACTTCATTGAATCTAGGTGCACGGCAAATAGTACCACAACTTTATTACCGAAATAATAATTTAGTATTTTCAACCTCAAATTTTAAATCATATATAGCTAACTCGACTCAAAGTAATCTTGCTTTTGTTCGTTACTTTATTCGTCCTGATCCACAAAACTCAAATAAAAATCAACTTATAAGAGCGGTCGATACAGACATGTCGGAAAGCATTGAACGTGATGATGTGGGTTTAAAAGAAATTTTGGATCCTGATATCAAAGAATTTCATGTACTCTTTTGGAATGGCAATGAATATAGACAAGAATGGGATACAACAGCAAATGACACACAAAATAAACTGCCAAAACTTGTCAAAATTCATCTTGAATCCTATTCACCCGAAAGTTCTCTTGACAAGCAGCTGAGTGCAGCAAACCCGGTCAGTCAACAAAATAGAAAAACATATATGTTAGATACCACAGTTTATATTATGAGCACGAATGGTATACCCAATGTTCTCAATCCATCTGGAAGTTTTAAATGGCAATAA
- a CDS encoding type IV pilus modification PilV family protein, with translation MQILRHLKNNESGFSLLECILAIGILSIVIGTIVGLQSSIISSTQISGDNMKASWAMRSAISQLQYVLDTGGSNAVPNEAEFPWATDEQFKISLIKKELKEVKPSQFLLSAMGVYNLISPDGNEQSDVSATFSSITPLLDAPAGAQSQSFFNNVTILVNWRDASTQRSITEGFFFIDKDALKGVNLPNLGGDDKKSNSPDQGNK, from the coding sequence ATGCAGATTTTACGCCACCTAAAAAATAATGAAAGCGGATTTTCTCTCTTAGAATGCATTCTTGCCATTGGTATTCTTTCAATAGTTATTGGCACAATAGTTGGATTGCAGTCATCTATAATTTCTTCAACACAAATATCAGGTGACAATATGAAAGCCTCATGGGCTATGCGTTCTGCTATTTCTCAATTGCAATACGTCTTAGACACTGGAGGCTCCAACGCTGTTCCAAATGAAGCTGAGTTCCCTTGGGCAACAGACGAACAATTTAAAATCAGCCTTATAAAAAAAGAATTAAAAGAAGTAAAACCTTCCCAATTTCTCTTAAGTGCGATGGGTGTTTATAATCTCATTTCACCTGATGGCAATGAACAAAGCGATGTCAGCGCAACTTTTTCTAGTATCACTCCGTTACTCGATGCACCTGCAGGGGCACAAAGTCAAAGTTTCTTTAATAATGTAACAATTCTTGTGAACTGGAGAGATGCATCCACACAACGCAGCATCACAGAAGGATTTTTCTTTATCGACAAAGATGCTTTAAAGGGTGTTAATCTGCCTAATCTAGGAGGTGATGATAAAAAATCTAACTCTCCTGATCAAGGAAATAAATAA
- a CDS encoding prepilin-type N-terminal cleavage/methylation domain-containing protein, which translates to MFSKKKPFSLFAKNKVLADSGFTLIEIIIVLGIIGAIAGVILPNLTLSIDSQMSSSLRNFTAQVRSAYNSAIFSGRLHRMVIDIKKSEYWVEQAPLGFEGRPPAIDNVDESDSLLKSDRRKRLLESLDDKAKQQMNREMTTSSSSNKKFYSIRSIPVVQREILRPIIWQEINDSIIYKQKFLGRVVVAKFTSGLISKEIKFEDVAKSVDKNKTEFAYIYFLPNGTLTPTSLQMTSKSAEDSSLLEANGPKFTLNINTLTGQTRLLEGFQNADFTPPKK; encoded by the coding sequence TTGTTCTCTAAAAAAAAACCGTTTTCTCTTTTCGCTAAAAATAAAGTTCTAGCAGATTCTGGTTTTACGCTGATAGAAATTATCATAGTCCTTGGGATTATTGGCGCTATTGCAGGGGTGATTTTACCCAATTTAACTCTTTCAATAGATTCACAAATGTCAAGTTCTCTGCGAAACTTCACTGCCCAAGTGCGCTCAGCCTACAATAGCGCTATTTTTTCTGGCAGGTTGCACCGTATGGTGATCGATATCAAAAAAAGTGAGTATTGGGTTGAACAAGCTCCTTTAGGGTTTGAAGGACGTCCGCCTGCCATAGACAATGTTGATGAATCTGACTCTTTGCTCAAAAGTGATAGAAGAAAAAGACTGCTCGAAAGTTTGGATGACAAAGCGAAACAGCAGATGAACAGAGAAATGACAACAAGCTCTTCAAGTAACAAAAAGTTTTATTCAATTCGAAGTATTCCTGTGGTTCAACGCGAAATTTTACGACCCATCATTTGGCAAGAAATCAATGATTCTATTATTTATAAGCAAAAATTCCTCGGCCGTGTTGTTGTGGCAAAATTTACCAGCGGTTTAATCAGTAAAGAAATTAAATTTGAAGATGTAGCTAAAAGTGTAGATAAAAATAAAACGGAATTTGCATATATTTATTTTTTACCAAATGGAACATTGACTCCCACATCACTCCAAATGACTTCAAAAAGCGCTGAAGACTCATCATTGCTTGAAGCCAATGGTCCCAAATTCACACTCAATATAAACACGCTCACGGGACAAACTCGTTTGCTTGAAGGCTTTCAAAATGCAGATTTTACGCCACCTAAAAAATAA
- a CDS encoding type II secretion system protein GspG, translating to MNLNKYLKIKKQLAAQAGFSILEIIIVVAIIGTLMGVIVSRISGGTDNAKSGITDTKAYTLQSKLIQYQLSFGKFPTTAQGLQALTTNPGTPIAVEQDLHDGWDNTFDYKLTNKGPLIISNGKDGQPGSNESLCYLNGKKLDCKTVEAGAPN from the coding sequence ATGAATCTCAATAAATATTTAAAAATAAAAAAACAACTCGCTGCTCAAGCAGGATTTTCCATATTAGAAATAATTATCGTTGTTGCCATTATTGGTACCTTAATGGGGGTTATCGTTAGCCGTATATCTGGGGGAACAGACAATGCAAAATCTGGTATTACAGATACAAAAGCTTACACGCTGCAATCTAAATTAATCCAATATCAACTCTCTTTTGGTAAGTTTCCAACGACTGCACAAGGATTACAGGCACTCACTACAAATCCTGGAACGCCTATAGCAGTAGAGCAAGATTTACATGACGGATGGGATAATACCTTTGATTATAAATTAACAAATAAAGGTCCACTTATTATTTCAAATGGTAAAGACGGTCAACCAGGAAGCAATGAATCACTTTGTTACCTAAACGGTAAAAAACTTGATTGTAAAACAGTCGAAGCAGGAGCTCCAAACTGA
- a CDS encoding type II secretion system F family protein, whose translation MPLYSYKGQYAKTGKKIKAFIEAESPRDARIKLKKQGIYIIEMKVDNRANAAEGSTSFLTKLNRKPPKPEDLALATKQFAILLRSAVDINDALRAVSEQVENEELKAIYIRIRELVSEGKSLSDAHRTYPKVFSSIYINMIAAAEKAGALPLVMQRLSEFINYQIEIRRKIVGALTYPAFMIVVAILVTIFLFVKIMPEMIKSFTSIKVTLPWYTVIMNDLSNFLQNWWLPFLIIFIVIGFAIFSWSKTEKGKYKIDLFLYTAPIISPLIQKVTVSRFSKTLSTVLSSGVRIVEALQLTRKVVGNSVMEKALDEAIVKVQDGDKLATALERTGRFPTMVIHMLRTGEKTGQLEDMLFNISEVYDEDVNNQVEITTKLLGPIIMVFMAGMVFLMVMSVMGPMLEAMNGLH comes from the coding sequence TGCCAGGATCAAGTTAAAAAAGCAAGGCATTTATATTATTGAAATGAAGGTGGACAATCGTGCAAATGCCGCTGAAGGAAGCACAAGTTTTCTAACAAAACTCAATCGTAAACCGCCGAAACCTGAAGATCTTGCGCTTGCTACGAAACAGTTTGCAATTCTATTGCGCTCTGCAGTTGATATAAATGATGCTCTCAGAGCCGTTTCCGAGCAAGTTGAAAATGAAGAATTAAAAGCAATTTATATTCGCATTCGTGAACTCGTCTCAGAAGGGAAATCTCTTTCTGATGCACATAGAACATATCCAAAAGTTTTTAGTTCTATTTATATAAATATGATTGCTGCTGCAGAAAAAGCAGGCGCACTCCCGCTTGTAATGCAGAGATTGTCTGAGTTTATTAATTATCAAATCGAAATTAGAAGAAAAATTGTAGGCGCTTTGACATATCCTGCATTTATGATTGTCGTTGCTATTTTAGTGACTATTTTCTTATTTGTAAAAATCATGCCAGAAATGATAAAATCTTTTACGTCTATTAAAGTAACGTTACCTTGGTATACGGTAATTATGAATGACTTATCAAATTTTCTTCAAAATTGGTGGTTACCTTTTCTCATTATTTTTATCGTCATTGGTTTTGCTATTTTTTCTTGGTCAAAAACTGAAAAAGGTAAATATAAGATTGATTTATTTTTATACACAGCGCCTATCATCAGTCCACTCATTCAAAAGGTAACAGTTTCCCGTTTTTCAAAAACACTTTCCACTGTTTTATCGAGTGGTGTTAGAATTGTTGAAGCTCTTCAACTCACCCGCAAAGTTGTCGGCAACAGTGTTATGGAAAAAGCACTCGATGAAGCCATTGTTAAAGTTCAAGATGGAGATAAACTTGCTACAGCACTTGAACGTACTGGTAGATTTCCAACAATGGTTATTCATATGTTACGTACAGGTGAAAAAACTGGGCAACTTGAAGATATGTTATTTAATATATCAGAGGTTTACGATGAAGATGTAAATAATCAAGTTGAAATCACAACAAAATTACTTGGACCAATTATTATGGTTTTTATGGCAGGAATGGTATTTTTAATGGTGATGTCCGTCATGGGTCCCATGCTTGAAGCTATGAATGGGTTGCATTAG